The sequence below is a genomic window from Natronorubrum halophilum.
GAGTGCTCGAGGAAACGGTCGAGTGTACCGGCCCCTGATTCGGAAACCGACTCAGAGTTCAGTGAACACCGCATCGGCAGCATCGAGATACGACTCGAGGTGGGACTCGTCGTGAGCGGCCGAGAGGTGGTGGCGCTTGTACGGGTTCGGCGTGAAGAAGTGGCCGCGCTCGCGCATGCCCGCCGCGAACGCGCGGAAGCGCTCCTCGTCGAGTCCGAGCACGTCCTCGTAGTCACGGGGTTCACCGTCCACGCCGAACTGAACGGTGAAAATGCTCCGGTGGCCGACGATCCGTCCGTCGATGCCGTGGTCCTCGAGTAGGTCGGTCAGTCCCTCGCGGTAGCGATCGCCGAGATCGGTCAGATACGCCTGGATATCCTCGGCGACGATGGTATCGACGGTCTCACGTGCAGCGGCCAGTCCCGGGAGACTGCCCGAGTACGTCCCGCTGATGACAACGCCGGACTCGTTGTCCCCGCCCGCCTGAGCGAGCAAGTCCGATCGGCCGCCGACGGCCGCCACGGGATAGCCGTTGCCCAGGGCCTTCGCGACGCACGTGAGATCGGGCGTAACGTCGACCTCGCCCTGCACGCCGTGTGGCGAGTGACGGAAGCCGCTGATGACCTCGTCGAAGATCAACGGGACGTCGTGTACCGCGGTCGCCTCGCGTAGCGTTTCGAGAAACTCAGTTCGCGGGAGCAGACAGCCGACGGAGTGGGGAACGGGCTCGAGGATGACCGCCGCGAGGTCGTCGCCGTGGTCGCGGACGATCGCCTCGACCGTGTCGGGATCGTTGAACGGAGCGACCAGCGTGTTCTCGACGGCCGCTGAGAGCATGCCGTCGGACTCGGGATAGCGCTCGCCGACGCGGTCGACGGGCGGGTAGACGCTGACGTCGACGTAGTCGTGCCACCCGTGGTAACACCCCTCGAACTTCAGTATTTTCTCGTTACCGGTGGCGGCTCGCGCGAGTCGGATCGCATGATACGTCGCCTCGCTGCCGCTGTTGCAGAAATTTACCATCTCGACGCTGGGCAAGAGATCGACGAGGCGTTCGGCCACCTCGACCTCGAGAGGTGCCGTGCCCGCCCCGTACAAGACGCCGTCGTCGATCGCCGCTCGAGCCGCCGCGTCGACATCCTCGTGGGCGTGGCCGAGAACGATCGGTCCGAACCCGAGGTGGTAGTCGGTGTACTGCTCACCGGCGACGGTCGTCAGCGTGGCGCCCGACGCCGACTCGAAGGCGACGTCACCCGTGTCGTACGCCTGCGCCCGCAGCCCCGTCTGTGCGCCGCCAGGGATGATTTCGCGTGCCCGATCGACGATCGATTCGTTTCGGTCTGCGTTCGTCGCGGAATCATCTTCGACGTCCTCCGCACAACCGGCATCGTGGGATTCCGTCCGCTCGAGATCGGTCACGGTGCCCACCCCGACGACGGTACCCTCCCGACCACGGTTGCCGGTCCCGATTTGTCGGTGACGGGTCGAGGAGGTGAGCAGGTGGTCACGCCCGTCCGAGCGGATTCACTCGTTCCCACCCTACGGGCGGTGCCATCGATCCAACTCGATCGGACAGGATCGCTTTTCGGTAATCGGGACCCCCATCCACCCCCGGTTTGCCCGCTCGAGTCGCACGAGGATGTGAACCCAGACGGCCTCGTTCGTACGGCTTCAGGGCCGTATCCGTCGAGTGAATTCACGGTCGAGGTCGCGAGTGTTCGCGTATGCTGTCTCATTGTGTCGGGATAGTGGGTACTCAGTCGTCGTTCGTCATGCTAGCGGCCTCCTCACCGAACTCGGCGGGCGCGTCAGCCCATACGCCGGACGTAAGGTCGATCGCGTCGTTCCACTTCGCAACGACCGTCGTGACCGCCAGATCGCCGGCGATATTGTTCATCGTACGGAGGCGGTCGAGAAGCGGATCGATGCCCGCGATCATCCCGATCACCTCGAGCGGGAGTCCGACCTGGGTCAACACCGCGGCCATCATGACCAGACTCGCGCTGGGAACGCCCGCAGTGCCGATGCTCATGAGGAGCGCGGTCAGCAGGATGGTGAGCTGTTCGACCAGCGTGAGTGAAACGCCGGCAATGTTCGCCGCGAAGATGGCGACGATGCCGAGATACATCGCCGTCCCGTCCATGTTGATCGTGGCCCCCAGCGGGAGCGAGAAGCCGTATACGCGTTCTTTGACGCGGAGATTCTCGTCGGCGTCCGACATCGAGATGGGGAGCGTCGCGGTGGACGACCGGATGCTGAGTGCCGTAATGAGCGCCTCCTTGATGCCACGCAGGAAGGCGACGGGTGACACGCCGACCGCACCCCGAACGATGATCAGGAGGTAGACCAGCGTGATCTGGAGTCCGACGGCGATCGCGAGCGTCATCGAGAGGGAGAAATACGCTCCGACGGCCTGGACGCCGACCTCTCCG
It includes:
- a CDS encoding aspartate aminotransferase family protein; translation: MTDLERTESHDAGCAEDVEDDSATNADRNESIVDRAREIIPGGAQTGLRAQAYDTGDVAFESASGATLTTVAGEQYTDYHLGFGPIVLGHAHEDVDAAARAAIDDGVLYGAGTAPLEVEVAERLVDLLPSVEMVNFCNSGSEATYHAIRLARAATGNEKILKFEGCYHGWHDYVDVSVYPPVDRVGERYPESDGMLSAAVENTLVAPFNDPDTVEAIVRDHGDDLAAVILEPVPHSVGCLLPRTEFLETLREATAVHDVPLIFDEVISGFRHSPHGVQGEVDVTPDLTCVAKALGNGYPVAAVGGRSDLLAQAGGDNESGVVISGTYSGSLPGLAAARETVDTIVAEDIQAYLTDLGDRYREGLTDLLEDHGIDGRIVGHRSIFTVQFGVDGEPRDYEDVLGLDEERFRAFAAGMRERGHFFTPNPYKRHHLSAAHDESHLESYLDAADAVFTEL
- a CDS encoding dicarboxylate/amino acid:cation symporter, with translation MASPFTSAWRQYRSVPIVYRIGIAFVLGALVGLAVGRPAMSLQPIGDLFVRLLEMIIVPIIVFTLLMATRELTPKNLGRIGGQVVLLYLATTAVAIGMGLGVSNLINPGTGMTLEQTEVQTEQTPSLTDQVFNIVPENPIAAMAEGNILAIIFFTLAFGLGMTMVRAEVEPDSAVRNGIDTIFDVVDAGAEVMFKIVWGIMEFGVLGVFALMAALFGEVGVQAVGAYFSLSMTLAIAVGLQITLVYLLIIVRGAVGVSPVAFLRGIKEALITALSIRSSTATLPISMSDADENLRVKERVYGFSLPLGATINMDGTAMYLGIVAIFAANIAGVSLTLVEQLTILLTALLMSIGTAGVPSASLVMMAAVLTQVGLPLEVIGMIAGIDPLLDRLRTMNNIAGDLAVTTVVAKWNDAIDLTSGVWADAPAEFGEEAASMTNDD